Proteins encoded in a region of the Streptomyces sp. NBC_00258 genome:
- a CDS encoding HAD family hydrolase codes for MGMHGAAHIVWDWNGTLFHDNTAIIGATNAAFAELGLEPITLERYRELYCVPVPKFYERLIGRLPTDEEWEVMDLTFHRYYTEHRVGCGLTDGVPGLLAEWVSAGRSQSILSMYGHDELVPLVRGFGIEPHFVRVDGRTGPSGGSKAEHMVRHVGALTGVEPARTVVIGDAADDAVAALHVGARAVLYTGGSHSRASLEGVGVPVVDSLEEAVAEAERLAA; via the coding sequence ATGGGGATGCACGGAGCGGCACACATTGTCTGGGACTGGAACGGAACCCTGTTCCACGACAACACGGCGATCATCGGCGCGACGAACGCGGCGTTCGCCGAGCTTGGGCTGGAACCGATCACGCTGGAGCGATACCGGGAGCTGTACTGCGTACCGGTGCCGAAGTTCTACGAGCGGCTGATAGGGCGGCTGCCCACGGACGAGGAGTGGGAGGTCATGGACCTGACCTTCCATCGGTACTACACGGAGCACCGGGTGGGCTGCGGGCTCACCGACGGGGTGCCCGGGCTGCTCGCCGAATGGGTGTCGGCCGGTCGCAGTCAGTCGATCCTGAGCATGTACGGGCACGACGAGCTCGTCCCGTTGGTGCGGGGGTTCGGGATCGAGCCCCATTTCGTACGGGTCGACGGGCGGACCGGGCCGTCCGGGGGCAGCAAGGCCGAGCACATGGTCCGCCATGTGGGAGCGCTGACGGGCGTGGAGCCCGCTCGTACGGTGGTGATCGGGGACGCGGCGGACGACGCGGTCGCGGCGCTGCACGTGGGGGCGCGGGCCGTGCTCTACACCGGCGGGTCGCACAGCCGGGCCAGCCTTGAGGGGGTCGGGGTGCCGGTCGTGGACAGCCTGGAGGAGGCCGTCGCGGAGGCCGAGCGACTGGCGGCCTGA
- a CDS encoding Rv3235 family protein produces MNKVMTRTKRTTGAPGTRPPVRHDTRRPGGGSPRTTPGGGTPRTRRAGTAPDTAVGGTPPGSTSLAPARNASASAPRTAPRDGRPPTASPVPSGAPPRTTPTAPAEGPPGAPRQPRPTDLFADRLLAVLSGQRPVHCMLRHTAGRAYDELAWLAERGPLRARGTRPVVRDIGYYVPRPGAVEAFARIGAGDQLRAMAFRLEQGSDLRWRCTAVELGGARMPHTDED; encoded by the coding sequence GTGAACAAGGTGATGACCAGGACGAAGCGCACCACGGGCGCCCCGGGCACCCGCCCGCCGGTACGCCACGACACGCGCCGCCCTGGCGGCGGCTCACCGCGTACGACCCCGGGTGGCGGCACACCCCGCACGCGGCGGGCCGGCACCGCGCCGGACACGGCAGTGGGCGGCACGCCGCCGGGCAGCACCTCACTCGCCCCGGCCCGGAACGCGAGCGCGAGCGCACCTCGTACGGCACCGCGCGACGGCCGCCCGCCCACCGCCTCGCCCGTCCCGTCCGGAGCCCCGCCCCGGACGACCCCCACAGCCCCCGCTGAGGGCCCTCCGGGCGCACCCCGGCAGCCTCGCCCCACCGACCTGTTCGCCGACCGTCTGCTGGCCGTTCTGAGTGGTCAGCGCCCCGTCCACTGCATGCTCCGGCACACCGCGGGACGCGCGTACGACGAACTGGCCTGGCTCGCCGAACGCGGCCCGCTCCGCGCCCGCGGCACCCGCCCCGTCGTCCGCGACATCGGCTACTACGTGCCCCGTCCGGGCGCCGTCGAGGCCTTCGCCCGCATCGGGGCGGGCGACCAGCTCCGCGCCATGGCATTCCGCCTGGAACAGGGCTCCGACCTCCGCTGGCGCTGCACAGCAGTGGAGCTGGGCGGCGCCCGCATGCCGCACACGGACGAGGACTGA
- a CDS encoding DUF6912 family protein, with the protein MRVYVPLTLSGLAEAYKTGELGSGPFVAYAVTPALREWYLSEDIEELEYAALNRAAIASLRLVALDPGAPRRRVVVAVDVPDGAAVADPDRGLDPASLGEVRVGGAVALAKAAAVHLDSDEAEADVTAAAEALGAADRGDDDAQFVVDGAEDYELLWFATQEIPNLVGLGD; encoded by the coding sequence ATGCGCGTCTACGTCCCCCTGACCCTCTCCGGTCTCGCCGAGGCGTACAAGACGGGTGAGCTGGGGTCGGGGCCCTTCGTCGCGTACGCCGTCACGCCCGCGCTGCGGGAGTGGTACCTGTCCGAGGACATCGAGGAACTGGAGTACGCGGCGCTGAACCGGGCCGCCATCGCCTCTCTGAGGCTGGTCGCGCTCGACCCCGGAGCCCCCCGGCGGCGGGTCGTCGTCGCGGTAGACGTGCCGGACGGGGCCGCGGTCGCCGACCCCGACCGGGGGCTCGACCCCGCCTCGCTCGGCGAGGTGCGGGTCGGCGGGGCCGTCGCGCTGGCCAAGGCCGCGGCCGTGCACCTGGACTCGGACGAGGCCGAGGCGGACGTCACGGCGGCCGCGGAGGCGCTGGGCGCGGCCGACCGGGGGGACGACGACGCGCAGTTCGTCGTGGACGGGGCCGAGGACTACGAGCTGCTGTGGTTCGCCACGCAGGAGATTCCGAACCTGGTGGGGCTGGGCGACTGA
- the secA gene encoding preprotein translocase subunit SecA has translation MSVLSKIMRAGEGKILRKLHRIADQVNSIEEDFVDLSDAELRALTDEYKQRYVDGESLDDLLPEAFATVREAAKRALGQRPYDVQIMGGAALHLGYVAEMKTGEGKTLVGTLPTYLNALSGDGVHLITVNDYLAERDSEMMGRVHKFLGLSVGCILANMTPAQRREQYACDITYGTNNEFGFDYLRDNMAWSQDELVQRGHNFAVVDEVDSILVDEARTPLIISGPADQATKWYGDFAKLVTRLKKGEAGNTLKGIEETGDYEVDEKKRTVAIHEPGVAKVEDWLGIDNLYESVNTPLVGYLNNAIKAKELFKKDKDYVVIDGEVMIVDEHTGRILAGRRYNEGMHQAIEAKEGVDIKDENQTLATITLQNFFRLYKRHDRNGKEVPGLSGMTGTAMTEAAEFHQIYKLGVVPIPTNRPMVRKDMSDLIYRTEVAKFEAVVDDIAEKHEKGQPILVGTTSVEKSEYLSQQLSKRGIQHEVLNAKQHDREAPIIAQAGRKGAVTVATNMAGRGTDIKLGGNPDDLAEAELRQRGLDPEEHIEEWAAALPAALERAEKAVQAEFEEVKDLGGLYVLGTERHESRRIDNQLRGRSGRQGDPGESRFYLSLGDDLMRLFKAQMVERVMSMANVPDDVPIENKMVTRAIASAQSQVETQNFETRKNVLKYDEVLNRQREVIYGERRRVLEGEDLQEQIQHFMNDTIDAYIDAETAEGFAEEWDVDRLWGAFKQLYPVKVTVEELEDAAGDRAGLTAEFISESIKDDIYEQYASREEQLGSEIMRELERRVVLSVLDRKWREHLYEMDYLQEGIGLRAMAQKDPLVEYQREGFDMFTAMMDGIKEESVGYLFNLEVQVEQQVEEVPVEDAKPSLSKGGAVPAGASRPEIRAKGLDAPQRPDRLHFSAPTVDGEGGVVEGDFANDDEPVRSESDGLTRAERRKQQKGGRRRKK, from the coding sequence GTGTCCGTCCTCTCGAAGATCATGCGTGCAGGCGAAGGAAAGATCCTGCGCAAGCTGCACCGCATCGCGGACCAGGTCAACTCCATCGAAGAGGACTTCGTTGACCTCTCCGACGCCGAGCTGCGAGCCCTGACCGATGAGTACAAGCAGCGGTACGTCGACGGCGAAAGCCTCGACGACCTGCTGCCCGAGGCGTTCGCGACCGTCCGGGAGGCCGCCAAGCGCGCCCTCGGCCAGCGTCCCTACGACGTGCAGATCATGGGCGGCGCAGCGCTCCACCTCGGCTATGTCGCCGAGATGAAGACCGGTGAGGGCAAGACCCTGGTCGGCACGCTGCCCACGTATCTGAACGCCCTCTCCGGAGACGGCGTTCACCTCATCACGGTCAACGACTACCTGGCCGAGCGCGACTCCGAGATGATGGGCCGTGTCCACAAGTTCCTGGGCCTGAGCGTCGGCTGCATCCTGGCCAACATGACGCCGGCCCAGCGCCGCGAGCAGTACGCGTGCGACATCACGTACGGCACGAACAACGAGTTCGGCTTCGACTACCTGCGCGACAACATGGCGTGGTCGCAGGACGAACTGGTGCAGCGCGGCCACAACTTCGCGGTGGTCGACGAGGTCGACTCGATCCTCGTCGACGAGGCCCGTACGCCGCTGATCATCTCCGGCCCCGCCGACCAGGCCACCAAGTGGTATGGCGACTTCGCGAAGCTCGTCACGCGCCTGAAGAAGGGCGAGGCGGGCAACACCCTCAAGGGCATCGAGGAAACCGGCGACTACGAGGTCGACGAGAAGAAGCGCACCGTCGCCATCCACGAGCCCGGCGTCGCCAAGGTCGAGGACTGGCTGGGCATCGACAACCTCTACGAGTCGGTGAACACGCCTCTGGTGGGCTACCTGAACAACGCCATCAAGGCCAAGGAGCTCTTCAAGAAGGACAAGGACTACGTCGTCATCGACGGCGAAGTCATGATCGTCGACGAGCACACCGGCCGTATCCTCGCCGGCCGCCGCTACAACGAGGGCATGCACCAGGCGATCGAGGCGAAGGAAGGGGTGGACATCAAGGACGAGAACCAGACGCTCGCCACGATCACCCTGCAGAACTTCTTCCGCCTCTACAAGCGCCACGACCGCAACGGCAAGGAAGTCCCCGGTCTCTCCGGCATGACTGGTACGGCGATGACCGAGGCCGCCGAGTTCCACCAGATCTACAAGCTCGGCGTCGTCCCGATCCCGACCAACCGGCCGATGGTCCGCAAGGACATGTCCGACCTGATCTACCGCACCGAGGTGGCGAAGTTCGAGGCCGTCGTCGACGACATCGCCGAGAAGCACGAGAAGGGCCAGCCGATCCTCGTCGGTACGACGTCGGTCGAGAAGTCCGAGTACCTCTCGCAGCAGCTCTCCAAGCGAGGCATCCAGCACGAGGTGCTGAACGCGAAGCAGCACGACCGCGAGGCCCCGATCATCGCCCAGGCCGGCCGCAAGGGTGCCGTCACCGTCGCCACGAACATGGCCGGCCGTGGTACGGACATCAAGCTCGGCGGCAACCCCGACGACCTCGCCGAGGCGGAGCTGCGCCAGCGCGGCCTCGACCCCGAGGAGCACATCGAGGAGTGGGCCGCCGCGCTGCCCGCCGCCCTGGAGCGGGCCGAGAAGGCCGTGCAGGCCGAGTTCGAAGAGGTCAAGGACCTCGGCGGGCTCTATGTGCTGGGCACCGAGCGGCACGAGTCCCGCCGTATCGACAACCAGCTGCGCGGCCGCAGCGGCCGTCAGGGCGACCCGGGCGAGTCCCGCTTCTACCTCTCCCTTGGCGACGACCTGATGCGCCTCTTCAAGGCCCAGATGGTCGAGCGCGTCATGTCGATGGCCAACGTCCCGGACGACGTGCCGATCGAGAACAAGATGGTCACCCGGGCCATCGCCTCCGCCCAGTCGCAGGTCGAGACGCAGAACTTCGAGACCCGGAAGAACGTCCTCAAGTACGACGAGGTCCTCAACCGGCAGCGCGAGGTCATCTACGGCGAGCGTCGCCGCGTCCTGGAGGGCGAGGACCTGCAGGAGCAGATCCAGCACTTCATGAACGACACGATCGACGCGTACATCGACGCGGAGACCGCCGAGGGCTTCGCCGAGGAATGGGACGTGGACCGGCTGTGGGGCGCCTTCAAGCAGCTCTACCCGGTGAAGGTCACCGTCGAGGAGCTGGAGGACGCGGCCGGCGACCGCGCAGGCCTGACCGCCGAGTTCATCTCCGAGTCCATCAAGGACGACATCTACGAGCAGTACGCGTCCCGTGAGGAGCAGCTCGGCTCCGAGATCATGCGTGAGCTGGAGCGTCGGGTCGTGCTGTCGGTCCTGGACCGCAAGTGGCGCGAGCACCTCTACGAGATGGACTACCTCCAGGAGGGCATCGGCCTGCGCGCGATGGCCCAGAAGGACCCGCTGGTCGAGTACCAGCGCGAGGGCTTCGACATGTTCACCGCCATGATGGACGGCATCAAGGAGGAGTCCGTCGGCTACCTGTTCAACCTGGAGGTCCAGGTCGAGCAGCAGGTCGAGGAGGTTCCGGTCGAGGACGCCAAGCCGTCGCTCTCCAAGGGCGGCGCGGTTCCGGCGGGTGCCTCCCGTCCGGAGATCCGGGCCAAGGGGCTCGACGCTCCGCAGCGGCCGGACCGGCTGCACTTCTCCGCGCCCACCGTGGACGGCGAGGGCGGCGTCGTCGAGGGCGACTTCGCCAACGACGACGAGCCGGTGCGGTCGGAGTCCGACGGGCTTACGCGCGCGGAGCGTCGTAAGCAGCAGAAGGGTGGCCGTCGCCGCAAGAAGTGA